GGAAATTTCTACACCAGCACTCCGCAAAGTAATCAAACAATGGTGTCCCAATGTAGTGTTATACTCAGAGATGCTTGCAAGTGGTGCAATCAATGCAAAAGCACCGCATAATGAGCCTCTTATTACACGGTATCAGTGGGACAGCCCTTTTTTCTACCAGCTTGTTGGCAATAATCCTAATGTGATGGCTCAAGCAGCTTTGATTTTACAGGACTACGGCTGCGATGGCATTAACATAAATATGGCCTGCTCTGCCCCGCACATTGTTAAAGGTGGTGGTGCTAAACTTCTTTGTGAAGCCACTCTTGCAAAAGAAATTATTAAAGCATGCAGAAAGGTTGTAAAAGGTTTGCTTACTGTTAAGATACGCGCAGGTTTTTATGATATTGACATTCCTTATATAACACAGTTTATATACATGCTTCAGGAAGAAGGTATTGATGCAGTCATCATTCACCCACGTGCCGCAAAATGGGGGTATACCCGTAGTGCACAATGGAATGTTATTGAGGCGATAGTTACTGATGTAAAAATCCCAGTAATTGGCAACGGCGATATTGTTGAACCACAGCAAGCACTCGCACGTTTACAGCGCACCCGATGTGATGGGATCATGATTGGACGAGCGGCGGTACAAAAACCATGGATATTTGCTCAGTGTGATGCGTTGTTTGGGCAAAAGCCGCTGTCGCTATCGCTTAATATTGAAGAAATATGGATTGAAGTGCTACAAAATATTCAAAAAATGCTCCCAAAAAGGCTTCATAAAAGCAGGGCACATCGTTTTTGCGCATACTACCATAAAAATATTAGATTTGGACACCAACTTTTTTCTTCAATACGACAGCACGCAGATATTAATAGCATGATAGCATTGATTAAAGACTATTTCATTAGAAATGAGGATGAAAGAATGAAAGTATTGTGATGTTTATTTATTCTTTAGTTCCTCTAATTGGGCTTTTGTTAATTTAGTTATCTTCATAACTGTTTTATCATCCATTCCGCTTTTCAATAAATTACGTGCAATAGCAATTCTTTCCTCTTGTTTCCCTATTAACCTGCCTTGTTTAATTCCTTTTTGAATTCCTTTTTGAATTCCTTTTTGAATTCCTTTTTGAATTCCTTTATTCAATCCTTCTTTGAAGTTATTTTCTTTAATCTTTTTTAAAGTATGTGCTAACATTGAACTAGCCTCCTGTGGTGTTCTGATAATATTTTTTTCAATATGACCATCTATTTCAATAATTCCACGAGTACGTAAATAATGTAAAAACCAAAGCAATAACGATCGTATGAGAAAAAACTGGCCTTTTTTATGATAAATATGAACTAAATCTTTAATCCTGTCAATAGTTTTATTAAATGTTTCTTCATCTCCAGTTTCTAATAAAAATACTGTTGCTATTACATTCATCATCTTTTCCAGTTGCTTTTGATCTATTTCGTTTTCAATAATGGGATAATATCTAAACGAAGGTACATATGGTGTACATTCACGCAATGCAAAAGGAATATCGATCAAATCTTCAAGTGTTAAAGGTGCTGTCCACCTTTTTTCTCCATTGTATAATAAAATTGGGAATACTATGGGCAATCTTTTAACTTTTTGTCCATATATTAATTCTCTGTATAGCTCAATAATATATTGTAACATACGGAAAGCTATAAATTTATCAACAGTTGATTGAAATTCTATGAGCACATAAAGATAAATGTCATTATCTTTAAAACGCAATTTATAAATTACATCTGCTTCATATTTTTTATAGTGATCATTCACATACGTTTTATTGATAGATTCTGCATGTGTAAAATCAATCTCCTTAATCCAATCCATATTCACAAATGATTCCAACAATTCCTTTACCATAAATGGGTTAGAAAACAAATACTTATAACCTTTATCATGTATATTTTCACTCATCGTTACCTCACTGTTTTTGTATTAGACTTTATATATAAAAACGCTGCAGCATAAAAAAAATTAAATTAGGGTTAATATTTTTTTTAGATTTTCACATTTTTTTACTATTTTTTGTTTTAGCAGCATCATTATAATGATTAATCAAATGGTATAAGTATGAGTTATCCTTCGTACATAGCATTGTACCAAAATGGGCAGTTGTACCAACGAATTAAAACACTGCAAACCATAGTCACGGATTGCACACTCTGTCCTCATGAGTGTAAGGTTGACAGACGCCGTGTAACCGGTAAATGCCGTACTGGAATAAAAGCAATAGTAGCCTCTTACCACGCTCATTTTGGCGAAGAATCATGCCTTGTGGGGAAATTTGGCTCTGGAACCATCTTTTTTGCTAATTGCAATTTATCCTGCATTTTCTGCCAAAACTGGGATATATCACAGGTGTCAAATGGGCATGAGGTAGATGCCGAAGAATTAGCAGATCTAATGATTAGGCTGCAGCAGAAAGGTTGCCATAATATAAATTTTGTAAGCCCAACACACGTCGTTAGTGCAATTGTTGAAGCATTACCTCTTGCAATTGAACAGGGCTTACATATTCCCTTAGTTTACAATTCAGGTGGTTATGATTCAGTTGAAACACTGAAGCTTTTAGATGGGATTTTTGATATTTATATGCCCGACTTTAAATATATGGATGCAACTGTAGCAAAAGAACTGAGTGGCACAAAGGATTATCCCACTAAAGCTATCGCCGCAATTAAAGAAATGCATCGGCAAGTAGGGGATCTTATTATTGAAAAGGGCATTGCAAAACGAGGTCTTCTGGTGCGCCACTTAGTTATGCCTGAAAATATAGTACGAAGTGATTTAGTATTCAAACAACTTGCAACGCTCTCACCTCACACATATGTCAACATTATGGCGCAATACCGGCCTGAATACCGTGCTCATACACATAAAAGTTTAGGCAGGCGAATAACCGTGCAGGAATATGATCAGGCTATTGCATGGGCTAAAGAAGCAGGATTATACAGATTTGATAGATAACTATAATTTAATTGACCTTTAATTTGTTTGCCTATATACTATATAATACTATGATAAAACCAACTTCACAACTTATACATCTATTTGACATTGTGAATGATGCAATTATCATATATGATAAAAATAAAAATGTAGTTGTATTTAATAATGAAAAAGCTGAAAAGCTGCTACAAAAAAACGGCCACAAAGCATTCTTTGAAAATGAAAAGATCAAATCTATACTCACTTCAATACAAAATGATACAACCGTAAAAGAACACCTACATCTTTCTGTAAATAAAAAAGTATATCATTATAAGATTAATGCGTTAGCCATTTCAGACGATGATACATCTCTTGTTGCATTTGTAATTACAGATACAACACGTCTATATAAACTTCATAAAGAGCAACAACAACTCATTGCTCAAATACGCAAAAACTACTTTGACCGATTTGAATCATTAAAACAGTTGGCTGACTCAATAGCCCATGAAGTACGCAACCCCCTTGTATCAATTGGCGGGTATGCACACTTTTTGATCCGCAAATGCGAAGAAGGAATAGACCATAACGAAGCAAAGAAATTTTTAAGCTATATTGTTGAAAATGCTGAACGCCTTAATTACTTAACGCAGCAGATTGAAGAAATGGGTGACCTTAAACGGGTGCAATTATCTGTATATGATATTACAAAATTTTTACATGAACAACAGTCAACACTTGAAGCAGCAGCACAGCAATTCAACAAAAAATTGCAAATGGTGCTTGAATCACACAGCCAATATCATATGTACATTGACTATGATCGATTGCGCTTTGCCCTTACACGGATTGTTGAATTTATAGCACAACACTCCAGGGAAAAAATAATTGAAATGCGCTGTCATGATAGTACCTATGAATTCATAATTACATTTTCATTTACAACAGAGATACTATCCGAAGAAGACCTGCCGTATATTTTTGATCCCTTTTATACTACACGCTCAAATGTTGAAACATTTAATCTATGTATTGCACAACGCATTATCATGCTTCATGGCGGAATTATAACACCAGAATTAAAGAAAAATACAATACTATTCAGGATAGCTCTTCCTCAGGACAAACGCTTAACCTAACACAATTCTTAAAGATTCATCAATAGCTTTTACGGTTGTATCAATATCATTTTTAGAATGCGACAGTGACAAAAATCCAACCTCATATCCTGATGGTGAAAGATATACCCCACGCTCAAGCATAGCCCTATGAAACTGCGCAAATTGCTGCATGTTACATTCTTTTACCTGCTCAACAGTTGTAATCTTGCTTTCTTGTGTAAAATACAAAGCAAATATTGAAGCATACCGCACAAACAAAAGTTTTCCTCTATACTGCGATACAACCGCTTTCATTTGCTCCTCAAAATAGTTCCCCAGCTCTTCTAACTTTTGATATGCTAGCGGCATTAACTTTTGCAGCGTTGCAATGCCAGCAGCAACAGCAATAGGGTTGCCCGAAAGCGTTCCTGCCTGATACACAGGGCCATCCGGTGCAACATTAGCCATAATCTCGGCTTTTCCACCATACGCACCCACTGGCAATCCCCCACCAATTATTTTGCCAAGTGTTGTAATATCAGCTTGCACACCAAAGCGCTCCTGAGCACCACCACGGGCAAGCCTAAACCCCGTTATGACCTCATCAAAGATTAAAAGCACTTTATGTTTTGTGCAAAGCTCTCGTACTTTTTTAAGGTAATCATCCTGGGGGAGGATGAGTCCGTAGTTACAGCATACAGGCTCCATTATGCAACAGGCAATATCATCATTGTGCGATAGTACCTGTTGTAATGCATCTATGTCATTATATTTGACCACTATCGTGTCTTTGGCAGCATCCTTAGTAACACCAGCTGAATCTGGCATACCAAAAGTGGCAAGACCTGAGCCTGCCGCAACAAGCAGGTAATCAGCATGCCCGTGGTAGCACCCATCAAATTTAATTATCTTGTTTTTGCCTGTAAATCCTCGAGCAAGCCTGATTGCGCTCATGGTTGCTTCAGTACCTGAGTTAACAAAGCGAACTTTTTCTATAGACGGAAAAGCCTCTTTCACCAACTCTGCAATGCGTATCTCCCCTTCATGTGGTGCTCCAAAGCTGGTTCCGTTTTCAGTAACCTGCTGTATGGCTTTTACCACGTCGTTATCCGCATGGCCCAAAATAAGTGGCCCCCACGACATACAGTAATCAATGAAATCGTTGCCATCTTCATCAATGATATGGCTGCCTTTACCTAATTTAAAATACAGTGGATGTCCGCCTACCGAACGGAAAGCCCTCACAGGTGAATTAACCCCACCAGGCATGAGGGTACAGGCTTTTGCATACAATTCCTTTGATCGCGACGTGTTGAGTGCCATACAACCCCCTAATCAAACCACTTATTTTTAATAATGTCAACCGTATGATATGAAATGACCATATCTGCACCTGCCCTGAAAATTGCAGTCATGATTTCACGAACAAGGCGTACTTCATCGCCAAACCCAAGTGTGGCAGCAGCTTTTACCATTGAGTATTCCCCGCTTACGTTGTATGCACAAACTGGCACATCAACCGATTGCTTTACAAGCGCAATAATATCTAAATATGCCAGTGCTGGCTTTACCATGACAATGTCAGCACCTTCTTCAATGTCTAGCATTACTTCTTTCAACGCTTCGCGTGCATTTCTAAAATCCATCTGGTAACTTCGCCTATCACCAAACTGAGGAGCACTACCTGCTGCGTCTCTGAACGGCCCATAAAACGCTGATGCATACTTAGCTGCATACGAAAGAACCGGAGTGTTGGCAAAGCCTGCTTCATCAAGCGCTTCACGAATTGCACCAACCCGCCCATCCATCATATCAGAGGGCGCTACTACATCAGCACCAGCCTGTGCATGCGTAACAGCAGTTTTTGCCAAAAGCTCAAGCGTGCTGTCGTTGTCTATTCTGCCATCAACTACCATGCCGCAATGTCCGTGACTGGTATACTCACACAAACAAACATCAGTGATAATGAGCACATTGCCAAAATGCTTTTTTATCTGTCTGCAGGCTTTCTGTACAATTCCGTTATCATCATAGGCGCCACTTGCTTTTTCATCTTTACCATACGGTATGCCAAAAAGAATAATTGACTGTACACCCAGTTTTACATCTTTTTCTAGTTGTTTTAACAGATTGTCTATAGAAAGGCGGTTTATGCCAGGCATAGATTCAATGGGCTGATCAATATGTGTACCCTCAATGACAAAGTAGGGCATTATAAGCTTTTTATAATCAAGTACTGTTTCGGCACTTAAGTTTCGTATAACTTCATTTTGGCGAATGCGCCGCGGCCTGTAATATGGATTCATTGTTAACTCCTCGATTTACTTCAATGTCCAGTAACAGCGTTTTGGCGAAATAATTAAGCCCTCTTTTTTAAGCTTTTCCATTATTTTATCTACTTCCTTTTTGTCAATGCCTGTCATTTTGGCAATTGCAGTAGCATTCAATGGCTCTTTTGATTTTTTAAATGCATCAATAACTTTCTGTGTGTTGTCCATAATAAACTCTCCTTGTACTATAATGGTAATTTCATACAAACTACCCTTCTTTTCTTCTTACATCTAATTCTACTTTTAATACAAATTAAAAAAATGTAAAGCTTTTATCAATATAGTAAAAACTTTTAAGTACATTAAAAACAAATGACTTTCACACACTTACAAAAAAACTATTTCTAATTTTTAATATACTCCACAATTGCCTTAACCAATCCTTCGATAGTATACTCCTTTGCAACAACATGCACCGTTAATCCCTGCTTTACACACTCATCTGCAGTGATTGGGCCTATACAAGCAATTGTGGCATCTGTCTTCCCAGCTATCTCCACAAAATTTCGCACTGTTGATGAGCTTGCAAATGTAACAATATCAGCACTTTGTACCTGTTCCAGCAGTGAAGAATTTACTTCAGGCTTTACAGCATCATAGATATGTACCCTATCTACAACAGCTCCTGCGTCCTGCAATCCATGCGTTAACGCTGGTCGCGCCTTCGCCGAGCATGGTACTAGAATTTTTTTACCTGCAACATCCACACCTCTGAATGCATCAACAAGGCTTTCGGCTACATATTCCTGTGGCATAAGATCAGCTTTTATGGCATACCGTTGCAGGGCATCACGCGTTGCTGGACCTATGGCTGCAACTCTGCATTGCAGCGCTCTTGCATCAAATCCCAAAGCAAAAATTTCTTCAAAGAAAATATCTACCGCATTCTGTGAGGTAAATACTATCCAGTCATACTTTTGTATATTCTTTATAGCATCATGTAATGGCGATAGCTCCTGTAATTTTTCTATTGCAATTGTAGGAAATTCCAGCACATCAGCTCCTAACTCATACAACCGTTTAGAAAGCACACTTGCCTGCTGGCGCGTACGCGTCACCACAATCTTTTTGCCAAACAGTGGTAGGTTGTCATACCAGCGCAATGTGTGTCGTAACCCCACCACCCTGCCTATACATATAATTGCTGGGGGCGTTAATCCCGCCTGTTTAACTTCATCTGCTATTGTTTCCAGGGTACCGGTTGCCACTTTTTGTTGTGGCATTGTTCCCCACGTAACTACCGCAATAGGCGTGTGAGGTGGGAAATTTTTTTCCTGAATTAGGCGAGCACATATAGCATCCAGGTTCTTCATGCCCATAAGGAATGCATAGGTTTTTTGTGGGCTGTACTCAGGCAGTGTGATATCTTCGGTACCATCAGCTCGCCTGTGCCCTGTGATGACCTCAAAGCTAGCTGCATAATCACGGTGAGTAATGGGGATGCCGGCATAGGCCAATGCCGAGTAAAAGGACGATATACCAGGAACTATCGCAAACGCTATCCCTGCTGCTACAAGTTCTTCTGCCTCTTCACCACCCCTTCCAAAGATAAAGGGATCACCGCCTTTAAGGCGCACCACTACTTTTCCCTCTTTAGCCTTCTGTATAATAAGCGCATTGATTTCTTCCTGGGACAATGTATGCTGGCTGCCCTGCTTGCCTACATAGATGAGTTCTGCGTGTGTATTTTGCAAAAGTTTTGGATTTGCAAGATAATCATAGATAATGCAATCAGCACTGGCAATACATTCCATACCCTTAACGGATATAAGGCCGGGATCACCGGGGCCTGCTCCCACTAAATATACAAACCCATTATTTTTCATATAAGTTTTTCTGCTCCCTGTTGTATCATAAAATGCGCCAACCTATCACCAGCACAAAGGGGATCTGTATCCTCCACTGTGTGCCGCAGGCATCGCATTCCATCTACAGAAAGTATAGCGCCTGTGAGTATTACTCTTTCATCGATGCAATGTGCAAATGCTCCTAACGGCACATGACAGCCAGCTCCAAAAGCTTTTAAAAACTGTCGCTCGGCCATAACAGCTTTTGCTGTTGCCTCATCGTGAAGATGTGCAACAGCTTCTAGAGCAATTTTGTCATCTGAACGCACCTGTATGGCAAGCGCCCCTTGCCCCGGTGAAGGTAAAAAATAGCTAAATGGCAATGTCATGGTATAAAAGCTTTTCAGGTCAACAGATAGTCGCTTGAGCCCTGCTTTTGCAAGTATTATTGCATCAAACCTGCCCTCCTTGCATCGTTTGATGCGCGTGGGCACATTGCCTCTTAGCGGCAATACTTCAACTGATGGAATTATGCGTTTGAGCTGTGCAACTCTACGTAGTGAGCTTGTGCCAACTTTTGAATTTTCTTTAAGCGGAAACCAGTGATTTGCTCTATACGCCTCAGGGCGCACAATAATGACATCTGAAGGGTCTTCGCGTTTTGTGACTGCTGCAATTGTCAGCCCCTCCACCATATCGGTTGGCAGGTCCTTCATTGAATGCACGGCTATGTCGATAGCTCCTGAAAGAAGTGCATCCTCAAGCTCCTTTGTGAAAAAACCTTTGCCTTCAATTTTATCAAATGATACATTCTGTATGCGGTCACCCTTTGTTTTAATAGTTATTATTGTATGCTCTTGTCGCAGTTGCGCAGCAACAAAGTTAGCCTGCCACAGTGCCAGTGCACTTCCTCGTGTTCCGATTTTTATCATATTCACTTGTGTATCATATTGTAGTTTTATTTCAAAAAAACAAAAAATGCGTTAGCTTTATAGTATGGTGAATTCAGTGTAGATTGTGTCAAATAAAAATTAAAATCCTAGCAACCACTTCCATAAAGGAATCATTGTTATATTTTTGCCTTTAAATTCTTCTTTGCCTTCAGTATCCCACGTAATAATTAATAGATCATCACAATCCAAATCATTAGCAGCAGCATATAAAGACTTAAACTCTCGCTCACGAGTATTGATAGTCCCAAGATCATAACAGACCTGTATTAACTGTTGCACGGTTTTCCCTTTTTTTATCACAAAATCCACTTCTTTATTGTTATAATTTTTCCAGTAGTAAATTTCCATTGTAGAGTCAAAATAGTATTTTCTACGTTTTAATTCAATAGCAACCGCATTTTCTAGTAATGACCCTTTGTTTTCCGTTACATCAAATCCAACAATCTGTTTCATCCCAGTATCAATGCAGTATATTTTTTTGGGTGCTAATATCCTCTCTTTTAATTTATAGGAAAATCGCTCCAAAATAAATATTAAGAACGAATTTTCAAGAAGCCATACCCATCTACGAGCTGTATTAATATCTTTGATAGCATAAATATTTTTAAGGCGGTTAAAACTGAATTCCTGAGATGAATTGGATACAAGGTACTGGCTTAATTCTTTTAACAACATACTCTTTTTTATTTTATTACGTTTCAATATATCTTTTTCGATGATGTCTGCATAAATACGCAAAACCATTTCCCTTCCAAGTTGATAAACCTCAGGAAACCCTCCCTCTTTCAAATATTCACTTAAATGGTTTTTTATTAATCCAATTTTTTGTGTAGAATATATATCATCTCCAGCAAGCACCATGTTATGATAAAGAAGATATTCTTTGAAACTAAAAGGCATTAACTGAAAATCAACATACCTGCCCGTAAGATGCGTGGAAAGCTCTCCCGACAATAAATTTGAATTTGAGCCTGTTATTATTACTTTTTTTGTTCTCCTGAGCCTGTTGACAAATAGTTCCCAACCTTGAATATTCTGCAATTCATCCAGTACAATATACTCAAATTCACCATATAACTCATAGAACACCTCAAGCAGCAAATCAAAATCATCCGCATTAAAATGCAAAAGCCTTTCATCATCAAAATTTATATATGCAGAAGGTTCATTAGTACTAGCTACCTGCCAACTTAATACCGATTTGCCACAACGTCTGATACCTGTAATAGCTAATATATTAGGCACTTGTAAATATGACTGTAATTTTGGGAAATCGATAGCTCTTGGGATAATATTCCCTTTATCGAATTTTTCTTGTATTTCTTCTCTCTGAGATATGATTATGCGTTTTAAAATTGTAGATTTCACATTTTTTAAACCATAAAGATTTTNNNNNNNNNNNNNNNNNNNNNNNNNNNNNNNNNNNNNNNNNNNNNNNNNNNNNNNNNNNNNNNNNNNNNNNNNNNNNNNNNNNNNNNNNNNNNNNNNNTCATAATCTTTATGGTTATAATTATATAAGCAGGCTGATTGTCAAACCTTTTTTATAACAACAATCGTTAAAAAGGTGATAGTTTTAATGCTCAAAGGAGTCATCTTAATTTATTATAACTGTATATACAATTTAGACCACAAGGTTATGTGTACATATCATTTGCACATACATTATGTTAATTTCAGTCAATCAATAAAATATACCAATCGGTATATTTTATTTTAAAAAAATTTCTATAAATCTCTAATTAGCTGCTTAATGTGATCTACAGCTAAACGTATATGCTTTTTATCTCCAGTAGTTTTTGACATTAAAATGCCTCCTTCAATGATAGCTATGAAAAGGGTTGAAAAACGGTCTGCATCAGCATCTTTGGAAATTTCACCATCTGTTTGCCCTTTGCGTATAATTTTTATAAGATTCTCTTTCCAGTAATTAATAAATGACTGTACTCTTTTTTTTAAAACAGGATGAGTGTCGTCAGCATCAACAGCACTATTAAGCACCGGGCAACCACCCTTTTGTGCAATAATGTTAAAATTTTCAACATAGAATTCTGCAAATGCAGTTAGTTTTTCCTTAGCGGTTGGACATTTCTTTACTTTTTGATTGATCGCATCGCGAATCTGGTTAAAATTATACGTCAAAGCCGCAAGGGCAATCTCATCCTTATCGCTGAAATTTCCATAGATAGCACCTTTGGTCATACCCAATGCTTGTGTTATGTCCGAGAGAGATGTCCCCAAATATCCACGCATATTAAAAATTGGTGCTGCTTTTTCTATTATAAGCTTTCTTGTTCTTTCAGATTTGCTCATATTTTTTGCTCATATTATATTACACAATTAAAGCTCCCCGTTCCTTAAGCAATTCCTTAAGCAAGGACCTGTGACACCATTTTTCATCTTTGCAATAGCACCCTACTGAAAAATTGGTGTGGTGCGATAACGCAGCCAGCAAATCAAGAAGTCTTGAGTTGTCGGGCTTTTTCATCTGCGCCTTATATTTCCTTGCAAATAAATTCCAATCTTTCAAATCCTTGACATTTTGACCTATTTTTAATAGATCATCAGTGGGTGCAAGTTGAGGAAGCCATACATCAAAGTAATTGCTGCTAGCAAGCTGGCTCTTTGGAACACCTCGTGGCAGCCGTCGCACGGTTCCTATTCGCAACCCCTCAGATTCTATTCGCGGGCTTCCCAATTGCACTATACGTATAGCCACAGCAATAAAGCCTCCTGTATTATTAAATACGATCTATTGTTGAGCTTTATACGATAGTTATGATTATATACCGATCGGTATATAATATGTCAAGCGATTTATCTATATATCTATTCCTTTAAAAACTTTATCACAGTCAATTACTAGTCCTTCAAGAACTGTGCTTTCAAACGTTTCACCTTTACGATAATGCAAAGGCTTTTCAAATATACCGCTTTCCCCAAGCCTAAAAACATTTATATAAAATGCTTCGGGATTGACAATCCAGTATTCTTTCACACCGTGGCGCTGGTACAGCTTCAATTTTTCAGTTTCATCTTTATAAGCAGTGGATTCTGAAATAACTTCAATAACAAGATCTGGTGCTCCAATAATTCCGCGCTTTTCTATTTTGTTTTTATCGCATACCACCACTATATCAGGTTGCACCACTGTAAAAATGTTTTCATCAGAATCGCTGCCACTTTCTGGCAACCGTACATCAACAGGGGAAATAAACACTTTGCAACTTTTTTCTTCAAGATAATCTGCAATAATACGTCCAATGTTTAATACAATGTTCTGATGAGTTATATCTGGTGCGGGTGTCATATCATAAGCTATTCCATCAATAAGCTCCCAACGCTGTTCTGCTGGCCAGGTGAGGTAATCTGCATAGGTATATTTACTGTCCTGTTTTTGCTTGGGTACTGGCATTACATTTTCCTATTCTTTTTGTTACTGCTTTCTATAAAATATACTGAATATAATGTTTCTGTCAACTTTAAAT
This DNA window, taken from Spirochaetota bacterium, encodes the following:
- a CDS encoding tRNA-dihydrouridine synthase family protein, producing MMSDGENNQQLSAIIIFMIISGKEYTFHFAPMAEISTPALRKVIKQWCPNVVLYSEMLASGAINAKAPHNEPLITRYQWDSPFFYQLVGNNPNVMAQAALILQDYGCDGININMACSAPHIVKGGGAKLLCEATLAKEIIKACRKVVKGLLTVKIRAGFYDIDIPYITQFIYMLQEEGIDAVIIHPRAAKWGYTRSAQWNVIEAIVTDVKIPVIGNGDIVEPQQALARLQRTRCDGIMIGRAAVQKPWIFAQCDALFGQKPLSLSLNIEEIWIEVLQNIQKMLPKRLHKSRAHRFCAYYHKNIRFGHQLFSSIRQHADINSMIALIKDYFIRNEDERMKVL
- a CDS encoding Rpn family recombination-promoting nuclease/putative transposase, whose amino-acid sequence is MSENIHDKGYKYLFSNPFMVKELLESFVNMDWIKEIDFTHAESINKTYVNDHYKKYEADVIYKLRFKDNDIYLYVLIEFQSTVDKFIAFRMLQYIIELYRELIYGQKVKRLPIVFPILLYNGEKRWTAPLTLEDLIDIPFALRECTPYVPSFRYYPIIENEIDQKQLEKMMNVIATVFLLETGDEETFNKTIDRIKDLVHIYHKKGQFFLIRSLLLWFLHYLRTRGIIEIDGHIEKNIIRTPQEASSMLAHTLKKIKENNFKEGLNKGIQKGIQKGIQKGIQKGIKQGRLIGKQEERIAIARNLLKSGMDDKTVMKITKLTKAQLEELKNK
- a CDS encoding radical SAM protein, with product MSYPSYIALYQNGQLYQRIKTLQTIVTDCTLCPHECKVDRRRVTGKCRTGIKAIVASYHAHFGEESCLVGKFGSGTIFFANCNLSCIFCQNWDISQVSNGHEVDAEELADLMIRLQQKGCHNINFVSPTHVVSAIVEALPLAIEQGLHIPLVYNSGGYDSVETLKLLDGIFDIYMPDFKYMDATVAKELSGTKDYPTKAIAAIKEMHRQVGDLIIEKGIAKRGLLVRHLVMPENIVRSDLVFKQLATLSPHTYVNIMAQYRPEYRAHTHKSLGRRITVQEYDQAIAWAKEAGLYRFDR
- the hemL gene encoding glutamate-1-semialdehyde 2,1-aminomutase, yielding MALNTSRSKELYAKACTLMPGGVNSPVRAFRSVGGHPLYFKLGKGSHIIDEDGNDFIDYCMSWGPLILGHADNDVVKAIQQVTENGTSFGAPHEGEIRIAELVKEAFPSIEKVRFVNSGTEATMSAIRLARGFTGKNKIIKFDGCYHGHADYLLVAAGSGLATFGMPDSAGVTKDAAKDTIVVKYNDIDALQQVLSHNDDIACCIMEPVCCNYGLILPQDDYLKKVRELCTKHKVLLIFDEVITGFRLARGGAQERFGVQADITTLGKIIGGGLPVGAYGGKAEIMANVAPDGPVYQAGTLSGNPIAVAAGIATLQKLMPLAYQKLEELGNYFEEQMKAVVSQYRGKLLFVRYASIFALYFTQESKITTVEQVKECNMQQFAQFHRAMLERGVYLSPSGYEVGFLSLSHSKNDIDTTVKAIDESLRIVLG
- the hemB gene encoding porphobilinogen synthase — its product is MNPYYRPRRIRQNEVIRNLSAETVLDYKKLIMPYFVIEGTHIDQPIESMPGINRLSIDNLLKQLEKDVKLGVQSIILFGIPYGKDEKASGAYDDNGIVQKACRQIKKHFGNVLIITDVCLCEYTSHGHCGMVVDGRIDNDSTLELLAKTAVTHAQAGADVVAPSDMMDGRVGAIREALDEAGFANTPVLSYAAKYASAFYGPFRDAAGSAPQFGDRRSYQMDFRNAREALKEVMLDIEEGADIVMVKPALAYLDIIALVKQSVDVPVCAYNVSGEYSMVKAAATLGFGDEVRLVREIMTAIFRAGADMVISYHTVDIIKNKWFD
- a CDS encoding Rrf2 family transcriptional regulator, whose protein sequence is MDNTQKVIDAFKKSKEPLNATAIAKMTGIDKKEVDKIMEKLKKEGLIISPKRCYWTLK
- the cobA gene encoding uroporphyrinogen-III C-methyltransferase, with the translated sequence MKNNGFVYLVGAGPGDPGLISVKGMECIASADCIIYDYLANPKLLQNTHAELIYVGKQGSQHTLSQEEINALIIQKAKEGKVVVRLKGGDPFIFGRGGEEAEELVAAGIAFAIVPGISSFYSALAYAGIPITHRDYAASFEVITGHRRADGTEDITLPEYSPQKTYAFLMGMKNLDAICARLIQEKNFPPHTPIAVVTWGTMPQQKVATGTLETIADEVKQAGLTPPAIICIGRVVGLRHTLRWYDNLPLFGKKIVVTRTRQQASVLSKRLYELGADVLEFPTIAIEKLQELSPLHDAIKNIQKYDWIVFTSQNAVDIFFEEIFALGFDARALQCRVAAIGPATRDALQRYAIKADLMPQEYVAESLVDAFRGVDVAGKKILVPCSAKARPALTHGLQDAGAVVDRVHIYDAVKPEVNSSLLEQVQSADIVTFASSSTVRNFVEIAGKTDATIACIGPITADECVKQGLTVHVVAKEYTIEGLVKAIVEYIKN
- the hemC gene encoding hydroxymethylbilane synthase yields the protein MIKIGTRGSALALWQANFVAAQLRQEHTIITIKTKGDRIQNVSFDKIEGKGFFTKELEDALLSGAIDIAVHSMKDLPTDMVEGLTIAAVTKREDPSDVIIVRPEAYRANHWFPLKENSKVGTSSLRRVAQLKRIIPSVEVLPLRGNVPTRIKRCKEGRFDAIILAKAGLKRLSVDLKSFYTMTLPFSYFLPSPGQGALAIQVRSDDKIALEAVAHLHDEATAKAVMAERQFLKAFGAGCHVPLGAFAHCIDERVILTGAILSVDGMRCLRHTVEDTDPLCAGDRLAHFMIQQGAEKLI